One Leisingera sp. M658 genomic window carries:
- the ubiE gene encoding bifunctional demethylmenaquinone methyltransferase/2-methoxy-6-polyprenyl-1,4-benzoquinol methylase UbiE gives MSDSSDNTTHFGFETVREEEKAGRVQGVFNSVASKYDIMNDVMSVGIHRVWKDAMMDWLAPRPGQRLLDVAGGTGDISFRFLKRAGSGHSTVFDLTRPMLEEGRKRAEAEQMAHSLDWVTGDAMKLPFKDNTFDVYTISFGIRNVTRPQEALNEAYRVLRPGGRLMVLEFSQLPNDGLQKLYDLYSFNVIPRMGQMIAGDYDSYQYLVESIRNFPDQETFLGMLRKAGFENAKYRNLSLGIAALHSGWKI, from the coding sequence ATGAGCGATAGCAGCGACAACACCACCCATTTCGGGTTCGAAACCGTCCGCGAGGAGGAAAAGGCCGGCCGCGTGCAGGGGGTCTTCAACTCGGTCGCCTCAAAATACGACATCATGAACGACGTGATGAGTGTGGGTATCCACCGGGTCTGGAAAGACGCGATGATGGACTGGCTGGCGCCGCGACCCGGTCAGCGGCTCTTGGATGTGGCGGGCGGCACCGGTGACATTTCCTTCCGCTTCCTGAAACGCGCAGGGTCCGGCCACTCCACCGTGTTTGATCTCACCCGCCCGATGCTGGAAGAAGGCCGCAAACGCGCCGAGGCCGAGCAGATGGCGCACAGCCTCGACTGGGTCACCGGCGATGCGATGAAGCTGCCGTTCAAGGACAACACTTTTGACGTCTACACCATTTCTTTCGGCATCCGGAACGTAACCCGCCCGCAGGAGGCCTTGAACGAGGCTTACCGGGTGCTGCGCCCCGGCGGGCGGCTGATGGTGCTGGAGTTCTCGCAGCTGCCGAATGACGGGCTGCAAAAGCTTTATGACCTCTACTCCTTCAATGTGATCCCGCGGATGGGGCAAATGATTGCCGGCGATTACGACAGCTACCAGTATCTGGTGGAATCGATCCGCAACTTCCCCGATCAGGAGACTTTCCTCGGAATGCTGCGCAAGGCAGGGTTCGAGAACGCCAAGTACCGCAACCTGTCGCTGGGCATCGCCGCCCTGCATTCCGGCTGGAAGATCTGA
- the mutM gene encoding bifunctional DNA-formamidopyrimidine glycosylase/DNA-(apurinic or apyrimidinic site) lyase, whose protein sequence is MPELPEVETVKRGLAPAMEGAVITNAAVNRPDLRWPFPERMAERLTGARVNGLRRRSKYILADLDTDETLLIHLGMSGRMTVSGDPLGQFTHQHPQAVKHDHVVLDMDNGARITFNDPRRFGAMDLLETATAESHKLLAVLGPEPLGNDFHEDHLVAAFQGRNTPVKSALLDQGIIAGLGNIYVCEALFRAGISPRRKAGQIAAHRVAALVPIIREVLQDAIRAGGSSLKDFRQASGELGYFQHSFDAYGREGEPCRRAGCTGSIGRITQSGRSTFYCVKCQR, encoded by the coding sequence ATGCCAGAATTGCCCGAGGTCGAGACAGTGAAACGCGGATTGGCGCCTGCGATGGAGGGGGCGGTGATCACAAATGCGGCTGTGAACCGGCCGGACCTGCGCTGGCCGTTTCCGGAGCGAATGGCCGAGCGGCTGACCGGTGCGCGGGTCAATGGGCTGCGGCGGCGGTCAAAGTACATTCTTGCCGACCTCGACACGGATGAGACATTGCTTATTCACCTTGGCATGTCGGGCCGGATGACGGTGTCGGGTGATCCGCTGGGGCAGTTTACGCATCAGCATCCTCAAGCAGTAAAGCACGATCATGTGGTTCTGGATATGGACAACGGCGCCCGCATCACATTCAACGATCCGCGCCGCTTTGGTGCAATGGATCTGCTGGAGACGGCGACTGCCGAGTCCCACAAACTGCTGGCGGTGCTGGGGCCGGAGCCGCTGGGCAATGATTTTCACGAGGATCATCTGGTTGCCGCCTTCCAGGGTCGCAACACGCCGGTGAAATCTGCATTACTGGATCAGGGAATCATTGCTGGCCTTGGTAACATTTACGTCTGCGAAGCTTTGTTCCGTGCGGGAATTTCGCCACGCCGCAAGGCTGGGCAGATTGCCGCGCATCGGGTTGCGGCGCTGGTTCCGATCATCCGGGAAGTGTTGCAGGATGCCATCCGTGCAGGCGGATCGTCGCTCAAGGATTTTCGGCAAGCCTCTGGTGAACTTGGATATTTTCAACATTCTTTCGATGCTTACGGGCGCGAGGGCGAACCTTGCCGCCGCGCGGGTTGCACCGGGTCAATTGGGAGAATCACTCAGTCCGGACGCTCTACCTTCTACTGTGTAAAGTGCCAAAGATAG